The following coding sequences lie in one Synechococcus sp. MW101C3 genomic window:
- the arsS gene encoding arsenosugar biosynthesis radical SAM (seleno)protein ArsS (Some members of this family are selenoproteins.), translating into MSAPSPSPIRPAMAATAFPALHRQGLDTLQVNLTYRCNQACVHCHVNAGPSRTESMTADTLALIPPVLAARAVRCLDLTGGAPELHPQFRDLVRRARALGVEVIDRCNLTILQEPGQEDLAAFLAAEGVTVVASLPCYLQDNVERQRGSGVFRRSIDGLRQLNALGYGQPGTDLELNLVFNPQGPVLPPEQEPLEADYRRVLAADHGVVFNRLYALANMPVQRFAAVLSAQGQLEGYLELLRRSHRDANLEQVMCRRLISVDWQGHLYDCDFNQQLGLRLAGDPAGPADPAGRPHLRDLLRRDPSGDPIQVADHCFGCTAGSGSSCGGALAA; encoded by the coding sequence ATGTCCGCCCCGTCCCCCAGCCCGATCCGGCCCGCCATGGCCGCCACCGCCTTCCCGGCGCTGCACCGCCAGGGGCTCGACACCCTGCAGGTGAACCTCACCTACCGCTGCAACCAGGCCTGCGTGCACTGCCATGTGAACGCCGGGCCCAGCCGCACCGAAAGCATGACGGCGGACACCCTGGCGCTGATTCCGCCGGTGCTGGCGGCCCGCGCCGTGCGTTGCCTCGATCTCACCGGCGGCGCACCAGAGCTGCACCCCCAGTTCCGGGACTTGGTGCGCCGCGCCCGCGCCCTAGGGGTGGAGGTGATCGACCGCTGCAACCTGACGATCCTGCAGGAGCCGGGCCAGGAGGATCTGGCCGCCTTTCTGGCCGCCGAGGGGGTCACGGTGGTGGCATCACTGCCTTGCTACCTGCAGGACAACGTGGAGCGCCAGCGGGGCTCCGGCGTGTTCCGGCGCAGCATCGACGGCCTGCGCCAGCTCAATGCCCTCGGCTACGGCCAGCCGGGCACGGACCTGGAGCTGAACCTGGTGTTCAACCCCCAGGGGCCGGTGCTGCCGCCGGAGCAGGAGCCGCTGGAGGCCGACTACCGGCGCGTGCTGGCGGCCGACCACGGCGTGGTGTTCAACCGCCTCTATGCCCTGGCGAACATGCCGGTGCAGCGGTTCGCGGCGGTGCTGAGCGCCCAGGGGCAGCTGGAGGGCTACCTGGAGCTGCTGCGCCGCAGCCATCGCGACGCCAACCTGGAGCAGGTGATGTGCCGCCGGTTGATCAGCGTCGACTGGCAGGGCCACCTCTACGACTGTGATTTCAACCAGCAGCTGGGCCTGAGGCTCGCGGGCGATCCGGCCGGCCCGGCGGATCCCGCCGGTCGCCCCCACCTGCGTGACCTGCTGCGGCGTGACCCCAGCGGCGATCCGATCCAGGTGGCCGACCACTGCTTCGGCTGCACCGCCGGCAGCGGCTCCAGCTGCGGCGGGGCGCTGGCGGCTTGA
- a CDS encoding anti-sigma factor domain-containing protein — MSSDHPLSHHDAAGEPLDVEALLAGHALGDLDEAERGQLAELLRQQPALRQRLDEFSTTLELLPLALPATSTPPAALRQRLLARPATPRLPGLIAAALGLGLLAVGVQLHRTQTQLAQLQQQLATSGAPLSAVSRQMPLRAMAGAGAGAASGTVIVTGNPSHNLLLVDGLPPPPPDHTYRLWAKVNDRLVGCVPFVPDARGHVAMPIPTSPTSQASSVSVSVEPLGGHGARPAGRQVLGDTI; from the coding sequence ATGAGCAGCGACCACCCGCTCAGCCACCACGACGCTGCAGGCGAACCACTCGACGTGGAGGCCCTGCTGGCCGGCCACGCGCTCGGCGACCTCGACGAAGCGGAGCGCGGCCAGCTGGCCGAACTTCTGCGCCAGCAACCTGCCCTGCGCCAGCGGCTCGATGAATTCAGCACCACCCTGGAGCTGCTGCCCCTGGCCCTGCCCGCCACCAGCACGCCGCCGGCTGCCCTGCGGCAGCGGCTGCTGGCGCGCCCGGCCACGCCACGTCTGCCCGGCCTGATCGCCGCCGCGCTCGGCCTCGGTCTGCTGGCGGTGGGCGTGCAGCTGCACCGCACCCAGACCCAACTGGCCCAGCTGCAGCAGCAACTGGCCACCAGCGGTGCGCCGCTCAGCGCGGTCAGCCGGCAGATGCCGCTGCGGGCCATGGCGGGCGCAGGCGCGGGCGCCGCCAGCGGCACGGTGATCGTCACCGGCAACCCCAGCCACAACTTGCTGCTGGTGGACGGGTTGCCGCCGCCGCCGCCTGATCACACCTACCGGCTCTGGGCCAAGGTGAACGACCGCCTGGTGGGCTGTGTGCCCTTCGTGCCCGACGCCAGGGGCCATGTGGCGATGCCGATTCCCACCTCCCCCACCAGCCAGGCCAGCAGCGTGTCGGTCAGCGTCGAGCCGCTCGGTGGCCACGGCGCCAGGCCCGCAGGCCGTCAGGTGCTCGGCGACACGATCTGA
- a CDS encoding sigma-70 family RNA polymerase sigma factor, protein MPFRSTLTVPVSRSEAEAAATPPQPAGSGQHQDLAALYDSCGAPVYRLALRLCRSPQEAEDLCHDVFVRYWQQGRYDPKRGPVLAYLLLMTRSMAFNRIQQRQNRWQLVQRWSSQLFPAAVRNPQDCAEANDLAGRVRSALETIPANQRQVLEMAYYEGLSQSAIAERLQLPLGTVKTRARQGLIRLRTLLIDFHPQP, encoded by the coding sequence ATGCCGTTCCGATCCACCCTCACCGTGCCCGTGAGCCGCTCCGAAGCGGAGGCCGCCGCCACGCCGCCCCAGCCTGCCGGCAGCGGGCAGCACCAGGATCTGGCCGCCCTCTACGACAGCTGCGGCGCGCCGGTCTACCGGCTGGCGCTGCGCCTGTGCCGCTCCCCGCAGGAAGCCGAGGACCTCTGCCACGACGTGTTCGTGCGCTACTGGCAGCAGGGCCGCTATGACCCGAAGCGGGGCCCGGTGCTGGCCTACCTGCTGCTGATGACCCGCTCGATGGCGTTCAACCGCATCCAGCAACGCCAGAACCGCTGGCAGCTGGTGCAACGCTGGTCGTCCCAGCTGTTCCCGGCCGCCGTGCGCAACCCGCAGGACTGCGCCGAGGCCAACGACCTGGCCGGGCGGGTGCGCTCCGCCCTGGAGACGATCCCCGCCAACCAGCGCCAGGTGCTGGAGATGGCCTATTACGAGGGCCTGAGCCAGTCGGCGATCGCCGAACGGCTGCAGTTGCCGCTCGGCACCGTGAAAACCCGCGCCCGGCAGGGGCTGATCCGCCTGCGGACGCTGCTGATCGATTTCCACCCCCAGCCATGA
- a CDS encoding DM13 domain-containing protein, which produces MGRGQRRWSAAAGKPPLPVTGIPSAPFGLERSVITFSLSSVSRAAAALVLSGTTMLAAQAMEPQQQRGTFIKAEAPVSGGFVIKNEGGKRLLMLSRDFKTNDMAPDLKVAFSPSATPLAGSKPPAYPLKPGSYTVLAPLKASKGGQTYVIPASIDLSKQKSVLIWCRQFNATMAWAPIQPAK; this is translated from the coding sequence ATGGGGCGGGGCCAGCGGCGTTGGTCAGCGGCGGCCGGCAAACCGCCGCTGCCGGTCACCGGTATCCCCTCCGCACCCTTTGGCCTCGAACGTTCCGTGATCACGTTTTCCCTTTCCAGCGTCAGCCGCGCTGCCGCGGCGCTGGTGCTCAGCGGCACCACCATGCTGGCGGCGCAGGCCATGGAGCCCCAGCAGCAACGGGGCACCTTCATCAAGGCCGAAGCACCGGTGAGCGGCGGCTTCGTGATTAAGAACGAGGGTGGCAAGCGGCTGCTGATGCTCAGCAGGGACTTCAAGACCAACGACATGGCCCCCGACTTGAAGGTGGCCTTCAGCCCCTCGGCCACCCCCCTGGCCGGTAGCAAGCCGCCCGCCTACCCGCTCAAGCCCGGCAGCTACACCGTGCTGGCGCCGCTCAAGGCCAGCAAGGGCGGCCAGACCTACGTGATCCCCGCCTCGATCGATCTGAGCAAGCAGAAGTCGGTGCTGATCTGGTGCCGCCAGTTCAACGCCACCATGGCCTGGGCACCGATTCAGCCCGCGAAATAG
- the moaC gene encoding cyclic pyranopterin monophosphate synthase MoaC produces the protein MIGAMDAAPTQLSHLNASGEVHMVEVGDRPASDRRAVAEGFIAMDPAVLALVLEGRAAKGDVLAVARVAAIQGAKRTWELIPLCHPIALTGLEVRIEPSADGRGLRLEAAARTTGPTGVEMEALTAVQVGLLTLYDMVKSADPAMTIGPVRLLSKTGGRHGSWSHPGAVPS, from the coding sequence ATGATCGGCGCCATGGATGCGGCCCCGACCCAGCTCAGCCACCTCAACGCCAGCGGTGAGGTGCACATGGTGGAGGTGGGGGACCGTCCCGCCAGCGATCGCCGCGCCGTGGCCGAGGGCTTCATCGCCATGGATCCGGCGGTGCTGGCGCTGGTGCTCGAAGGCCGCGCCGCCAAGGGGGATGTGCTGGCGGTGGCGCGGGTGGCGGCGATCCAGGGCGCCAAGCGCACCTGGGAGCTGATCCCCCTCTGCCACCCGATCGCGCTCACGGGCCTGGAGGTGCGCATCGAGCCCAGCGCCGATGGCCGCGGCCTGCGTCTGGAAGCCGCCGCCCGCACCACCGGCCCCACCGGCGTGGAGATGGAGGCGCTCACTGCCGTGCAGGTGGGCCTGCTCACCCTCTACGACATGGTCAAATCCGCCGATCCGGCCATGACCATCGGCCCGGTGCGGCTGCTGAGCAAGACGGGAGGACGCCACGGCAGCTGGTCCCATCCCGGCGCCGTGCCCTCCTGA
- the glp gene encoding gephyrin-like molybdotransferase Glp has product MSNSAAPLEPYPREGLPLEEARRQVLAALTPLAGSETLPLAQALGRVSAAPVLAAAAVPGFRASIMDGYALAAASVPQVGHSWRLVGRSAPGAPYAAPLLEGEAIRILTGAPLPEGASRVLPQELVEADGERLSLVREAGPNPWIRAATEEAAPGQELLAAGVRLGPADLGRLASCGVATLALRRRPRLGLLISGDELVPAGSPRGPGQIWESNGTLLAALLARLGVEVAEQRVVADAPERLRAVLLELAASCDVVVSTGGVSAGDSDWIRPLLEELGQVSFWKLFLKPGRPFAFGQLQRPGADGTVPLFGLPGNPVAAAITALQLLVPALQVLEGAPVQPLPRLKVRLAAELKRGAGRPELARARLQVGPEGELLALVEGSQASSRIGSLQGADLLLEIPAELGTLAAGSELWAQLLRLPIF; this is encoded by the coding sequence ATGAGCAACAGTGCGGCCCCGCTTGAGCCCTACCCCCGCGAAGGCCTGCCGTTGGAGGAGGCCCGCCGCCAGGTGCTGGCCGCGCTCACGCCCCTGGCCGGCAGCGAGACGCTGCCGCTGGCGCAGGCCCTGGGCCGCGTGAGTGCGGCGCCGGTGCTGGCGGCTGCAGCGGTGCCGGGCTTCCGCGCCTCGATCATGGATGGCTACGCCCTGGCCGCGGCCAGTGTCCCGCAGGTGGGACACTCCTGGCGCCTGGTGGGACGCTCGGCGCCGGGCGCCCCCTACGCCGCGCCGCTGCTGGAGGGGGAAGCGATCCGCATCCTCACGGGTGCGCCGCTGCCGGAGGGGGCCAGCCGGGTGCTGCCCCAGGAGCTGGTGGAGGCCGATGGCGAGCGCCTGAGCCTGGTGCGAGAGGCGGGCCCTAACCCCTGGATCCGCGCCGCCACGGAAGAGGCCGCACCCGGCCAGGAACTGCTGGCCGCCGGGGTGCGGCTGGGCCCCGCTGATCTGGGCCGGCTGGCCAGCTGCGGTGTGGCGACCCTGGCGCTGCGGCGCCGGCCCCGGCTGGGGCTGCTGATCAGCGGTGATGAGCTGGTGCCGGCCGGCAGCCCGCGCGGGCCAGGTCAGATCTGGGAGAGCAACGGCACCCTGCTGGCGGCGCTGCTGGCGCGCCTGGGGGTGGAGGTGGCCGAGCAGCGGGTGGTGGCCGATGCGCCCGAGCGCCTGCGCGCCGTCCTGCTGGAACTGGCCGCCAGCTGCGATGTGGTGGTGAGCACCGGCGGCGTGTCGGCGGGCGACAGCGACTGGATCCGGCCGCTGCTGGAGGAGCTGGGGCAGGTGAGCTTCTGGAAGCTGTTCCTCAAACCCGGCCGCCCGTTCGCCTTCGGGCAGCTGCAGCGGCCCGGCGCAGACGGCACCGTGCCGTTGTTCGGGCTGCCCGGCAATCCGGTGGCCGCGGCGATCACCGCCCTGCAGCTGCTGGTGCCGGCGTTGCAGGTGCTGGAGGGGGCGCCGGTGCAGCCGTTGCCGCGCCTGAAGGTGCGGCTGGCCGCGGAGCTCAAGCGTGGAGCCGGCCGCCCCGAGCTGGCCCGCGCCCGGCTGCAGGTGGGCCCGGAGGGGGAGCTGCTGGCGCTGGTGGAGGGCAGCCAGGCCTCCTCCCGCATCGGTTCGCTCCAGGGCGCCGACCTGCTGTTGGAGATCCCGGCCGAGCTGGGCACGCTGGCGGCCGGCAGCGAGCTGTGGGCCCAGCTGCTGCGCCTGCCGATCTTCTGA
- a CDS encoding molybdenum cofactor biosynthesis protein MoaE, translated as MADPLPDTGALQLQLHPEPFDPLVALADWQRSLAAGGAEPAAAEAHFIGRVRGITAAGAPLEALELEHYPGMTEAQIARLAADCAQRHGLRAVRVDHRVGRVLPGDTIVLVAVSADRRGPAQRGGQELLEALKHEAPFWKREWSGGVGTWVAGNTAY; from the coding sequence GTGGCTGATCCGCTCCCCGACACCGGCGCCCTGCAGCTGCAGCTGCACCCGGAACCCTTCGACCCGCTCGTCGCACTCGCCGACTGGCAGCGGAGCCTGGCGGCCGGCGGCGCCGAGCCCGCTGCTGCCGAAGCCCATTTCATCGGCCGGGTGCGGGGCATCACGGCGGCAGGGGCGCCGCTGGAGGCCCTGGAACTGGAGCATTACCCCGGCATGACGGAAGCACAGATCGCCCGCCTCGCCGCCGACTGCGCCCAGCGCCATGGCCTGCGGGCGGTGCGGGTGGATCACCGCGTCGGGCGGGTGCTGCCGGGGGACACGATCGTGCTGGTGGCAGTGAGCGCCGACCGCCGCGGCCCGGCCCAGCGCGGCGGCCAGGAGCTGCTCGAAGCGCTCAAGCACGAGGCCCCGTTCTGGAAGCGGGAGTGGAGCGGCGGCGTGGGCACCTGGGTGGCCGGCAACACGGCCTACTGA
- a CDS encoding MoaD/ThiS family protein, which yields MTASVNSTVITVRLFAALREQAGWAERRVELPAGAPAPTPASLWPQLGLGETLPSQVRVAVNQVFAGVHQPLAPGAEVAFLPPISGG from the coding sequence GTGACCGCCAGCGTGAACTCCACCGTGATCACCGTGCGGCTGTTCGCCGCGCTCAGGGAGCAGGCCGGCTGGGCGGAGCGCCGTGTGGAGCTGCCCGCCGGCGCCCCGGCCCCCACCCCGGCGAGTCTGTGGCCGCAGCTGGGGCTGGGAGAGACGCTGCCGTCCCAGGTGCGAGTGGCCGTGAACCAGGTGTTCGCCGGGGTTCACCAGCCGCTCGCGCCCGGCGCCGAGGTGGCCTTCCTGCCACCGATCAGTGGGGGTTGA
- a CDS encoding DUF3721 domain-containing protein, with amino-acid sequence MSGSFVVCGDGLRLRMLSLVGLTLLLGGAGPAMAGSTPSSAKDGGVQAVFATQQEAEAAAPRFGCKGAHRMGNVWMACASHPPAGGSQKGGQQSGGQHGGHSH; translated from the coding sequence ATGAGCGGATCCTTTGTTGTCTGCGGAGACGGCTTGCGCCTGCGGATGTTGTCCCTCGTGGGTCTCACCCTGCTGTTGGGCGGCGCGGGCCCGGCGATGGCCGGCAGCACCCCCAGCTCTGCCAAGGACGGGGGCGTGCAGGCCGTGTTTGCCACCCAGCAGGAGGCCGAGGCAGCAGCGCCTCGCTTCGGTTGCAAGGGGGCCCACCGCATGGGCAACGTCTGGATGGCCTGCGCCAGCCACCCTCCCGCCGGCGGCAGCCAGAAAGGCGGTCAACAGAGTGGCGGCCAGCACGGCGGTCACTCGCATTGA
- a CDS encoding chloride channel protein, whose product MNRFAFPLCLLLAGALIGLAELPYQWLSELGFRLQRLWPLGGDGALDPLLVLAPAGATLLFVLLAWGPLAAGRGGGLTGVMALQTARSDAERERALAPLSLRHQLARLPLLALTHLAGLSVGTESPSAALGAALLLALRRRLVPLQQLPLALTAAIGGGAGLGAAFRSPLLGAAYALEELSAVSGFNLVMPTLVLAGIGTLFTTGLGQPARLAEGVAVAMAAELLPLALLITVLAALVGVVLVRLLVPLAQWLGPWLRSRGLPLAVAIAALFTLLAMASGGISLNDGSLALGPALAGTADSPWWAPLPRLLGPLLSIAIGAPGGLMHDSMSLGAVLVGPWLQQLPAEQQAALAAVAAAAAFSGACRTPLFCGLFVFTLQGNAAVLPWLLTAAAIAASIGRWLGGISWNEAQTEAFLRASAKG is encoded by the coding sequence ATGAACCGCTTCGCCTTCCCGCTCTGCCTGTTGCTGGCCGGTGCGCTGATCGGCCTGGCGGAACTGCCCTACCAATGGCTGTCGGAGCTGGGCTTCCGGCTGCAGCGGCTCTGGCCACTCGGCGGCGACGGGGCGCTGGATCCCCTGCTGGTGCTCGCGCCGGCTGGGGCCACGCTGCTGTTTGTGCTGCTGGCCTGGGGGCCGCTGGCAGCGGGCCGGGGTGGTGGGCTCACCGGTGTGATGGCGCTGCAGACAGCCCGCAGCGACGCCGAGCGCGAGCGCGCCCTGGCCCCCCTGTCGCTGCGCCACCAGCTGGCCCGCCTGCCCCTGTTGGCCCTCACCCACCTGGCCGGGCTGAGCGTGGGCACCGAATCGCCCTCCGCCGCCCTCGGTGCGGCCCTGCTGCTGGCGCTGCGGCGCCGGCTGGTGCCACTGCAGCAGCTGCCGCTGGCGCTCACCGCGGCGATCGGCGGTGGTGCCGGTCTCGGGGCCGCCTTCCGCTCCCCGCTGCTGGGTGCCGCCTACGCGCTCGAAGAGCTCAGCGCGGTGTCGGGCTTCAACCTGGTGATGCCCACCCTGGTGCTCGCCGGCATCGGCACCCTGTTCACCACCGGTCTGGGCCAGCCCGCCCGCCTGGCGGAAGGGGTGGCGGTGGCCATGGCGGCCGAGCTGCTGCCGCTGGCCCTGCTGATCACTGTGCTGGCGGCGCTGGTGGGGGTGGTGCTGGTGCGCCTGCTGGTGCCGCTGGCCCAGTGGCTCGGCCCCTGGCTGCGCTCCAGGGGGCTGCCGCTGGCGGTGGCGATCGCGGCGCTGTTCACCTTGCTGGCGATGGCCAGTGGCGGCATCAGCCTCAACGACGGCTCGCTGGCGCTCGGCCCGGCCCTGGCCGGCACGGCCGACAGCCCCTGGTGGGCGCCGCTGCCGCGGCTGCTGGGGCCCCTGCTGAGCATCGCGATCGGTGCACCGGGCGGCCTGATGCACGACTCCATGAGCCTGGGGGCGGTGCTGGTGGGCCCCTGGCTGCAGCAGCTGCCGGCGGAGCAGCAGGCGGCGCTGGCCGCGGTCGCCGCCGCCGCGGCGTTCAGCGGCGCCTGCCGCACCCCGCTGTTCTGCGGCCTGTTCGTGTTCACGCTGCAGGGCAATGCCGCCGTGCTGCCCTGGCTGCTCACCGCCGCGGCGATCGCCGCCTCCATCGGCCGCTGGCTCGGCGGCATCAGCTGGAACGAAGCCCAGACCGAAGCCTTTCTGCGGGCAAGCGCCAAAGGCTGA
- a CDS encoding MFS transporter, translated as MSNLAVILYVCLGAALGQTGLFIDLPSLPQLASDFGVDAAATQTTVTAYALGYGASQLIWGPLSDRHGRRPIALAGLWMFITASLLLAVVPGFEPFRLLRVVQGIGAGCGTSVSRAALRDVLSNRELARAMSFASISFALALGFAPFVGGLIGRATSWRVDFLLVAALGLATALYLARALPESLSRELAAAATRPSVAAIGRGYLRLAVDARFLLPSLIATVATGMIALYDAASPFIYETRFGFDAAGFGSLSLGLTVAYIAGALMVVRFVVARGQPWLLRFGLGAMLLGGLLMVALGLGGWFNTFSLFLPMLVITFGASVLVPIGLAMPMQSFPAQAGQASALTGFLQQEGTGLLVLIATVLPASSQLPLALTLLALALVLGLLVRSYTRLTPA; from the coding sequence ATGAGCAACCTGGCCGTGATTCTGTACGTGTGTCTGGGTGCGGCGCTCGGCCAAACCGGCCTGTTCATCGATCTGCCCTCCCTGCCGCAGCTGGCCAGTGACTTCGGCGTCGATGCCGCCGCCACGCAAACCACCGTCACCGCCTACGCACTCGGCTACGGCGCCTCCCAACTGATCTGGGGGCCGCTCTCCGATCGGCACGGTCGCCGGCCGATCGCCCTGGCCGGGCTCTGGATGTTCATCACCGCCAGCCTGCTGCTGGCCGTGGTGCCGGGCTTCGAGCCGTTCCGGCTGCTGCGGGTGGTGCAGGGGATCGGGGCCGGCTGCGGCACCTCGGTGTCGCGGGCGGCGCTGCGGGATGTGCTGAGCAACCGGGAGCTGGCGCGGGCGATGTCGTTCGCCAGCATCAGCTTCGCGCTGGCGCTCGGCTTCGCCCCCTTCGTGGGTGGTCTGATCGGGCGCGCCACCAGCTGGCGGGTGGATTTCCTGCTGGTGGCGGCGCTGGGGCTCGCCACCGCCCTCTACCTGGCCCGCGCCCTGCCTGAGTCGCTCAGCCGGGAGCTGGCGGCGGCCGCCACCCGTCCATCCGTGGCGGCGATCGGCCGCGGCTACCTGCGGCTCGCCGTGGATGCCCGTTTCCTGCTGCCGTCGCTGATCGCCACCGTCGCCACCGGCATGATCGCCCTGTACGACGCCGCCAGTCCCTTCATCTACGAGACGCGCTTCGGTTTCGACGCAGCGGGCTTCGGCTCCCTCTCGCTCGGGCTCACCGTGGCCTACATCGCCGGTGCGCTGATGGTGGTGCGGTTCGTGGTGGCCAGGGGGCAGCCGTGGCTGCTGCGCTTCGGGCTGGGGGCAATGCTGCTCGGTGGGCTGCTGATGGTGGCGCTGGGGCTGGGCGGCTGGTTCAACACTTTCTCCCTGTTCCTGCCGATGCTGGTGATCACCTTCGGCGCCAGTGTGCTGGTGCCGATCGGGCTGGCGATGCCGATGCAATCCTTTCCCGCCCAGGCCGGGCAGGCCTCCGCGCTCACCGGCTTCCTGCAGCAGGAGGGCACGGGGCTGCTGGTGCTGATCGCCACCGTGCTGCCCGCCAGCTCCCAGCTGCCGCTGGCGCTCACGCTGCTCGCCCTGGCGCTGGTGCTGGGGCTGCTGGTCCGCTCCTACACCCGCCTCACCCCGGCATGA
- a CDS encoding antibiotic biosynthesis monooxygenase → MAHEDPAVTVDVLQRVKPGRTEAFEAALSELVAAARCCEGHLGVNVYRPVDEHDSTYRIVFKFARLSQLRRWEVSPQRQALLARVAEHTQEPPQISVLSGLETWFTLPRQPGVPPPPRYKMVVITTLTIFLLINLISLVLSPLVRELNPLLRTLLVTASTVTLMTYVVMPRVTRLFRRWLYPRA, encoded by the coding sequence ATGGCCCACGAGGATCCCGCCGTCACTGTCGATGTGCTGCAGCGGGTGAAGCCTGGCCGCACGGAAGCTTTCGAGGCGGCCCTGAGCGAGCTGGTGGCCGCCGCCCGCTGCTGTGAGGGCCATCTGGGCGTGAATGTGTACCGCCCGGTGGATGAGCACGATTCCACTTACCGGATCGTGTTCAAGTTCGCGCGTCTCAGCCAGCTGCGCCGCTGGGAGGTGTCGCCGCAGCGCCAGGCCCTGCTGGCGCGCGTGGCGGAGCACACGCAGGAGCCACCGCAGATCTCCGTGCTGAGCGGGCTGGAAACCTGGTTCACCCTGCCCCGGCAGCCGGGGGTGCCGCCGCCGCCCCGTTACAAGATGGTGGTGATCACCACCCTCACGATTTTCCTGCTGATCAACCTGATCAGCCTGGTGCTTTCGCCCCTGGTGCGGGAGCTGAACCCCCTGCTGCGCACCCTGCTGGTCACCGCCTCGACGGTGACCCTGATGACCTACGTGGTGATGCCAAGGGTGACGCGGCTGTTCCGCCGCTGGCTCTACCCGCGCGCCTGA
- the glnT gene encoding type III glutamate--ammonia ligase, with protein MTDLARFATDRGIRHVLFSFTDLFGVQRAKLVPVAAVQEVAAAGAGFAGFAAWLAMTPADPDVLGLPDTSSLMVLPWQRDVAWVATDLQVGGLPLEQSPRWVLKCQLERAARLGYHFRTGVEAEFFLLQPGGAAIADGDDSQSKPCYDQLALMRQYPLIGGLLDGMGDLGWGPYQADHEDANGQFELNWTYADALVTADRHAFFRVMAQAMAEQHGARVSFSPKPFASLTGNGAHLHHSLWNADGHNLFHDPRGPLGLSALAYKFLGGLLEHAPALCALTNPVAESYQRLGGLHTTSGSTWSPGWISYGGNNRTHMVRIPDDQRLELRLADGAANPYLLPAAVLAAGLDGIERNLDPGPREDANAYTDPPIGRARSLPGSVEEALEAFAADRVLRQALGEPFCQAYEQLRRQV; from the coding sequence ATGACCGACCTGGCCCGCTTCGCGACCGATCGCGGCATCCGCCACGTGCTCTTCTCGTTCACCGATCTGTTCGGCGTGCAACGGGCCAAGCTCGTGCCGGTGGCGGCGGTGCAGGAGGTGGCGGCCGCCGGTGCCGGGTTCGCCGGCTTCGCCGCCTGGCTGGCCATGACCCCCGCCGACCCCGACGTGCTGGGCCTGCCGGACACCTCCAGCCTGATGGTGCTGCCGTGGCAGCGGGATGTGGCCTGGGTGGCCACCGACCTGCAGGTGGGCGGCCTGCCGCTGGAGCAGTCGCCGCGCTGGGTGCTGAAGTGCCAGCTGGAGCGGGCCGCGCGGCTGGGCTACCACTTCCGCACCGGTGTGGAGGCGGAATTCTTCCTGCTGCAGCCCGGCGGCGCCGCGATCGCCGATGGCGACGACAGCCAGAGCAAGCCCTGTTACGACCAGCTGGCGCTGATGCGGCAGTACCCGCTGATCGGCGGCCTGCTCGATGGCATGGGCGACCTGGGCTGGGGGCCCTACCAAGCCGATCACGAGGATGCCAACGGTCAGTTCGAGCTCAACTGGACCTACGCCGACGCCCTGGTCACCGCCGACCGCCATGCCTTCTTCCGGGTGATGGCGCAGGCGATGGCCGAGCAGCACGGCGCGCGGGTGAGCTTTTCGCCCAAGCCATTCGCCTCCCTCACCGGCAACGGCGCCCACCTGCACCATTCGCTCTGGAACGCCGACGGCCACAACCTGTTCCACGATCCACGCGGGCCGTTGGGCCTGTCGGCGCTGGCCTACAAGTTTCTGGGCGGGTTGCTGGAGCATGCGCCAGCGCTTTGCGCACTCACCAACCCGGTGGCCGAGAGCTACCAGCGGCTCGGCGGTCTGCACACCACCTCCGGCTCCACCTGGTCACCGGGCTGGATCAGCTACGGCGGCAACAACCGCACCCACATGGTGCGCATCCCCGACGACCAGCGGCTCGAGCTGCGCCTCGCCGATGGCGCCGCCAACCCCTACCTGCTGCCGGCGGCGGTGCTGGCCGCCGGCCTCGATGGCATCGAGCGCAACCTCGATCCCGGCCCCCGTGAGGATGCCAACGCCTACACCGATCCGCCGATCGGCCGGGCGCGGTCGCTGCCGGGCAGCGTGGAGGAGGCGCTGGAGGCCTTCGCCGCCGACCGGGTGCTGCGGCAGGCACTGGGCGAACCGTTCTGCCAGGCCTATGAACAGCTGCGGCGGCAGGTGTGA